One genomic window of Oncorhynchus clarkii lewisi isolate Uvic-CL-2024 unplaced genomic scaffold, UVic_Ocla_1.0 unplaced_contig_12495_pilon_pilon, whole genome shotgun sequence includes the following:
- the LOC139395699 gene encoding zinc finger protein 585B-like, whose amino-acid sequence MSSEKEALMDEIEKSLWNLTEDNLRYLCERCGLDGSEIKGMNHRLLRRKVMEEMWDNTESMKSEEQGMSWLVQLKEDIRRTQEEGSSALMSPSQSEDVDRDEEHNKGDRDWLPSNGLTAEPSHSSQCDDDDAVDCDEEWNEEGGAGLLSNTPDQSKLKRHIRSHTVKQHTVNPSVKPHHCSDCGKQFIVKSSLKHHRLVFHTDHPHRCGQCKKSFITAGRLESHTKTRHPPSDPLKNPHVCSKCGRAFAVAASLKRHLRTHTGEKPYVCPQCGKDYSDCGNLRKHMRRTHPVEEMVVERFATQRSIPTGNVEEMQDNTDSIKSEEQGTSWSLQLKEDLKGIQENGSAVPMSPGQSDDDGADDDDDDDDDDAADCNVKDRDWLPSNGLKAEPMSPSQSDDAVDWDEEDRDWMASDGLEVELSPERHTPEQRVREDKPPPPPFALPESPVAVPGASPGSALMCGLKRVSVRLVDCRKTPGQSGHIIHKTTQTGEKPHSWSNAEQHKTLSGDRPGSHICDHCGKNFTTATNLKTHLPCLSGEKPHVCSECGKSFTQAGCLKRHLRTHTGEKPYVCPHCGKACTDSGNLKRHIRKTHPGEEVIVKRLAYQKSVRNAKEYKQAHSGDGSHICDHCGKNFTTARSLKLHIQSLQRRRENLTAEKAHVCSECGKGFHQAGSLKRHLRTHTGEKPYVCHHCGKACSDSGNLQKHIKSHMGKQHTVKPYLCSDCGKQFIGKQSLGHHREVFHTDHPHRCGQCKKSFITAARLESHIKTRHPPSDPLKNPHVCSECGRGFPVAASLKRHLRIHTGEKPYSCPQCGNSYNDRGNLKKHIGTHTEEKPYHCSVCGMKFRHTKTLQRHHQENHKGETLGPIHRHQDPLPCPHCGEEFSTKALLKDHLRTHSSRVHCSRCDKTFSTKSNLLVHQRIHTGERPYLCPQCGKSFSLAGSLKLHLRIHAGEKPYCCTYCDKRFTSKSHCNLHLRIHTGEKPYQCPDCGRCFADGNVLKNHRRTHTGEKPFQCRLCDKAFAQLSSLKKHQETHRQTQPVSVPRLPNPYPPHNQHVPYPYPSQIQW is encoded by the exons ATGAGTTCTGAGAAGGAAGCGTTGATGGATGAAATCGAAAAGAGTTTATGGAATTTAACTGAGGACAATTTACGCTACCTGTGTGAACGTTGTGGATTAGATGGCTCTGAAATTAAAGGGATGAATCATCGCTTATTAAGGCGTAAAGTCATGGAGGAAATGTGGGACAATACGGAGTCAATGAAATCAGAGGAGCAGGGAATGTCTTGGTTAGTCCAACTGAAAGAGGACATCAGGAGGACACAGGAGGAGGGTAGCAGTGCACTTATGAGTCCCAGCCAATCAGAGGATGTAGACCGCGATGAAGAACACAACAAGGGGGACAGGGATTGGTTGCCGAGCAACGGACTGACAGCAGAGCCCTCGCATTCCAGccaatgtgatgatgatgatgctgtcgACTGTGATGAAGAATGGAATGAAGAGGGAGGAGCTGGGTTGCTTAGCAACACACCAGACCAGAGTAAATTAAAGAGGCACATCAGATCGCACACTGTTAAACAACACACAGTGAATCCCTCAGTGAAACCTCACCACTGCTCGGATTGTGGGAAACAGTTCATTGTAAAATCAAGCCTTAAACATCACCGGCTAGTTTTTCACACAGACCACCCTCACCGCTGTGGTCAATGTAAGAAGAGCTTCATAACTGCAGGAAGGCTGGaatcacacacaaaaacacgACACCCGCCAAGTGATCCTCTGAAGAACCCACATGTGTGCTCTAAATGCGGTAGGGCATTCGCTGTGGCTGCCAGTCTTAAGAGACACCTGAGAACTCATACTGGGGAGAAACCGTACGTCTGCCCCCAGTGTGGAAAGGACTACAGTGACTGTGGAAACTTGAGGAAACACATGAGAAGAACTCACCCAGTAGAAGAGATGGTTGTGGAGCGTTTCGCCACTCAGAGGAGCATCCCTACAGGGAATGTGGAGGAAATGCAGGACAATACGGATTCAATTAAATCGGAGGAGCAGGGAACATCTTGGTCACTCCAACTGAAAGAGGACCTCAAAGGGATACAGGAGAATGGTAGCGCTGTACCCATGAGTCCCGGCCAATCCGATGACGATGGTGCTGATGACgacgatgatgacgatgatgacgaTGCTGCAGACTGCAACGTTAAGGACAGGGATTGGTTGCCAAGCAACGGACTGAAGGCGGAGCCCATGAGTCCCAGCCAATCCGATGACGCTGTAGACTGGGACGAGGAGGACAGGGATTGGATGGCTAGCGATGGGCTGGAGGTGGAGTTGtctccagagagacacacaccagagcagagagtgagagaa GACAAACCTCCCCCGCCCCCCTTTGCCCTCCCAGAGTCCCCGGTAGCGGTCCCCGGTGCCTCTCCCGGTAGCGCCTTAATGTGCGGTCTGAAGAGGGTGTCCGTGCGGCTTGTCGACTGCAGGAAGACACCGGGGCAGAGTGGCCATATAATACACAAGACAACACAGACGGGAGAGAAACCCCACAGCTGGTCTAATGCTGAACAACACAAAACCCTCTCAGGAGACAGGCCTGGCTCCCATATCTGTGATCACTGTGGGAAGAATTTTACCACTGCTACCAATCTGAAAACGCATTTACCGTGTCTGTCTGGAGAGAAACCACACGTCTGCTCTGAATGCGGAAAGAGTTTCACACAGGCCGGCTGTCTTAAGAGACACCTGAGAACTCATACGGGGGAGAAACCGTACGTCTGTCCTCATTGTGGGAAGGCTTGTACTGATTCTGGAAACTTAAAGAGACACATCAGAAAAACTCACCCAGGAGAGGAGGTCATTGTGAAGAGACTTGCCTATCAGAAGAGCGTTCGTAATGCTAAAGAATACAAACAAGCCCACTCCGGAGATGGCTCTCATATCTGTGATCACTGTGGTAAGAATTTTACCACAGCAAGAAGTCTAAAACTACACATACAGTCcctgcagagaaggagagagaacttGACTGCAGAGAAAGCTCATGTGTGCTCTGAATGTGGAAAGGGCTTCCATCAGGCTGGAAGTCTTAAGAGACACCTGAGAACTCATACTGGGGAGAAACCGTACGTCTGCCATCATTGTGGGAAGGCTTGCAGTGATTCTGGAAACTTACAGAAACACATCAAAAGTCACATGGGTaaacaacacacagtgaaaccttACCTCTGCTCTGATTGTGGGAAGCAATTCATTGGAAAACAAAGCCTTGGACATCACCGGGAGGTTTTTCACACAGATCACCCTCACCGCTGTGGTCAATGTAAGAAGAGCTTCATAACTGCAGCAAGATTGGAATCGCACATAAAAACAAGGCACCCGCCAAGTGATCCTCTGAAGAACCCACATGTGTGCTCTGAATGTGGAAGGGGATTCCCTGTGGCCGCCAGTCTTAAAAGACACCTGAGAATCCATACTGGGGAAAAACCGTACTCCTGCCCTCAGTGTGGAAACAGTTACAATGATCGTGGAAATTTAAAGAAACACATAGGAACTCACACAGAAGAaaaaccttaccactgctcgGTGTGTGGGATGAAGTTCCGTCATACAAAAACGTTACAACGGCATCACCAGGAGAACCACAAGGGGGAGACACTGGGTCCCATCCACAGGCACCAAGACCCTCTTCCATGCCCCCACTGCGGGGAGGAGTTCTCTACCAAGGCTCTTCTGAAGGATCATCTACGGACCCACTCTAGCCGGGTTCACTGCTCCCGATGCGACAAGACCTTCTCCACTAAAAGTAACTTACTGGTTCATCAGCggatacacactggagagaggcCTTACCTTTGccctcagtgtggaaagagtttttctCTGGCAGGGAGTTTAAAACTTCATCTCCGGATTCATGCGGGTGAGAAACCTTACTGCTGTACTTACTGTGACAAGAGATTCACAAGTAAGAGTCACTGCAATCTTCATCTGCGAatccacactggagagaagccgtaCCAATGCCCTGACTGCGGGAGGTGTTTCGCTGACGGGAATGTCCTGAAAAACCACCGGAGGacccacacaggagagaaaccgttcCAGTGCCGCTTGTGTGATAAAGCCTTTGCTCAGTTGAGCAGTCTGAAGAAACATCAGGAGACACACAGGCAaactcagcctgtctctgtcccAAGACTCCCTAATCCCTACCCACCACACAATCAGCATGTCCCTTATCCCTACCCATCACAGATTCAATGGTAA